A section of the Bradyrhizobium oligotrophicum S58 genome encodes:
- a CDS encoding OmpA family protein yields MTAPKTNSTKAAGLTGLLVAMALGAAASLSVTQAFAAEDVTEDQIVRALAGPKKPLTRGLSMSPPPEAAPAPEQDKFLQSIRGRSTRSLSSAEREEIATVAKTRPNIDLEITFDYNSANISQKSLASVQALGRALTSPDLKGSTFVVAGHTDAAGGDGYNQDLSERRADSIKRYLVEKFGIAGADLVTVGYGKSKLKDPSQPLAEVNRRVQVVNMQSKTAAAK; encoded by the coding sequence ATGACCGCACCGAAGACGAATTCGACCAAAGCCGCCGGCCTGACCGGACTGCTGGTGGCCATGGCGCTGGGCGCCGCCGCGTCGCTGAGCGTCACACAGGCCTTCGCCGCCGAGGACGTGACCGAGGATCAGATCGTCCGGGCGCTGGCCGGGCCGAAGAAGCCGCTGACCCGCGGGCTGTCGATGTCGCCGCCGCCCGAGGCCGCGCCTGCGCCCGAGCAGGACAAGTTCCTGCAGAGCATCCGCGGCCGTTCGACGCGCTCGCTGTCGTCTGCCGAGCGCGAGGAGATCGCGACCGTCGCCAAGACCAGGCCGAACATCGATCTCGAGATCACCTTCGACTACAACTCGGCCAATATCAGCCAGAAGTCGCTCGCCTCGGTGCAGGCGCTCGGCCGCGCGCTGACCAGCCCGGACTTGAAGGGATCGACCTTCGTGGTCGCCGGCCATACCGATGCCGCCGGCGGCGACGGCTACAATCAGGACCTGTCGGAGCGGCGCGCCGATTCGATCAAGCGCTACCTGGTCGAGAAGTTCGGCATCGCCGGCGCCGACCTGGTCACCGTGGGCTACGGCAAGAGCAAGCTGAAGGATCCGAGCCAGCCGCTCGCCGAGGTGAACCGCCGCGTCCAGGTCGTCAACATGCAGAGCAAGACGGCGGCCGCCAAGTAG
- a CDS encoding efflux RND transporter periplasmic adaptor subunit gives MKLPKSLKTAASAVVFVALFAGYYWYEHRPHPAAEEARMQAQVLVTKAGKACFSDLVRVTGFVVARREAVVGADQEGSRVTDVLAKEGDVVTENQELARLTPPPPQPGAPAAAANRPLSLRAPAAGVVTEVRTIAGAPASPQAGPMFRIAVNNELELDAEVPSVHLLKLSPGAPVRMTRDNLPDIVGRLRVVAPQVDRSTQLGHVRIALTSNPSLKPGMFARANIDARRSCGVAIPNTAIDHLTVQVVKGDVVETRRVRVGLVSDTSTEILEGLAEGEIVVADAGSSLHDGDQIKTMFAEDIDRTRVR, from the coding sequence ATGAAGCTGCCGAAATCCCTCAAAACCGCGGCCAGTGCGGTGGTCTTCGTGGCGCTGTTCGCCGGCTATTACTGGTACGAGCACCGCCCGCACCCGGCCGCCGAGGAGGCGCGGATGCAGGCGCAGGTGCTGGTGACCAAGGCCGGCAAGGCCTGCTTCTCCGACCTCGTGCGCGTCACCGGATTCGTGGTGGCCCGTCGCGAGGCCGTGGTCGGCGCCGACCAGGAGGGATCGCGCGTCACCGATGTCCTGGCCAAGGAAGGCGACGTGGTCACCGAGAACCAGGAGCTCGCACGGCTGACGCCGCCACCGCCCCAGCCGGGCGCGCCGGCCGCAGCCGCGAACCGGCCGCTGTCGCTGCGTGCGCCGGCCGCGGGCGTCGTCACCGAAGTCCGCACCATCGCCGGCGCACCCGCGTCGCCTCAGGCCGGGCCGATGTTCCGGATTGCCGTGAACAACGAGCTGGAGCTCGACGCCGAAGTCCCGAGCGTGCATCTCCTGAAGCTCAGCCCGGGCGCCCCGGTGCGCATGACCCGCGACAACCTTCCCGACATCGTCGGCCGGCTTCGCGTCGTGGCGCCGCAGGTCGACCGGTCCACCCAGCTCGGCCATGTCCGCATCGCGCTGACCAGCAATCCGTCGCTCAAGCCCGGAATGTTCGCGCGCGCCAATATCGACGCCAGGCGGAGCTGCGGCGTCGCCATTCCCAACACCGCGATCGATCATCTCACCGTTCAGGTCGTGAAGGGCGACGTCGTCGAGACCCGCAGGGTCCGGGTCGGGCTGGTGTCCGATACGTCGACGGAAATCCTTGAAGGTCTGGCAGAGGGTGAAATCGTGGTGGCCGACGCCGGCAGCTCGCTACATGACGGCGACCAGATCAAGACCATGTTCGCCGAAGACATCGATCGCACGCGGGTACGCTGA
- a CDS encoding efflux RND transporter permease subunit: MALNISAWSIRNPLPSILFSIILLILGWMSFTKLAVTRLPNADIPVISVAVAQFGAAPSELESQVTKIIEDGVSGVEGARHIQSLITDGLSVTTITFALETNTDRAINDVKDAVTRVRSDLPQNVTEPLISRVDKIGLPIVTYAAISPGKTPEQLSFFVDDVVKRELQGVRGVSQVERIGGVEREILVSLDPDRLQAMGLTAVNVSQSLRGTNVDVAGGRAEIGKNDQAIRTLAGAKTLNELSNTMIPLFGGGEVRLADLGTVTDTIADRRTFARFNGEPVVALGIKRSKGASDVVVAAAVQKRIDQVKAAHPDVELKLIDTSVEFTKGNYEAAISTLFEGAILAVIIVLLFLRDIRATVIAAISLPLSIFPAFWAMDLLGFSLNMVSFLAITLSTGILVDDAIVEIENIVRHMRMGKSPYRAALDAADEIGLAVIAISLTIIAIFAPASFMSGIAGQFFKQFGITVSVQVFFSLLAARFVTPMLAAYFLRDHNHDDPPPGFILRAYQRIVTWSVKHYFITVLLGIGIFAASIWSTTLLSQGFLPAQDAARSLLAIELPPGAQLAYTEKVTEDIVAQLRKRPEVRSVFVDGGRLQGAMEVRRAGMIVNYTPKTERKITQKELELAITKDLENIPDIRFWFTDENGLRPIKLVLTGTDPKLVDNVASELASQMRRIPIISNVVSDTSLDRPELRVQPRADLAARLGVSTESLSQTIRVATIGDVGPALAKYDAGGRLVPIRVQLEDAARSDVKILEQLRVPLGQYGEKGGVPLAVVADIKLDQGPTSISRYDRGRQATVAADLVGLAALGDATKQIDELPVRKSMPASVKLIPSDDAESLNELASGFITAITAGLMIVYAVLVLLFGTFLQPITILFSLPLSIGGAIGALMLTGKQLTIPVYIGMMMLMGIVTKNAIMLVEFAVEAIHAGTRRDEAIIDAGMKRARPIVMTTIAMVAGMMPSALAVGAGGEFRSPMALAVIGGLVFSTVLSLLFVPAMFLVMDDVGALFARLGRKLIVSSGEAADAPQASHATSSGHAQKPPPSMVSPAAE; encoded by the coding sequence ATGGCACTGAATATCTCGGCATGGTCGATCCGGAACCCGCTGCCTTCGATCCTGTTCTCCATCATCCTGCTGATCCTGGGCTGGATGAGCTTCACCAAGCTCGCGGTGACGCGGCTGCCGAACGCCGACATCCCGGTGATCTCGGTCGCGGTGGCGCAATTCGGCGCGGCGCCGTCGGAGCTGGAGTCGCAGGTCACCAAGATCATCGAGGACGGCGTCTCCGGCGTCGAGGGCGCGCGCCACATCCAGTCGCTGATCACCGACGGCCTGTCGGTGACGACGATTACGTTCGCGCTCGAGACCAACACCGATCGCGCCATCAACGACGTCAAGGACGCTGTGACGCGGGTGCGCTCCGACCTGCCGCAGAACGTCACCGAGCCCTTGATCTCGCGCGTCGACAAGATCGGCCTGCCGATCGTCACCTATGCGGCGATCTCGCCGGGCAAGACGCCAGAGCAGCTGTCGTTCTTCGTCGACGACGTGGTCAAACGTGAGCTGCAGGGCGTGCGCGGCGTCAGCCAGGTCGAGCGCATCGGTGGTGTCGAGCGCGAGATTCTGGTCTCGCTCGATCCCGACCGGCTGCAGGCCATGGGCCTCACCGCGGTCAATGTCAGCCAGAGCCTGCGCGGCACCAATGTCGATGTCGCCGGCGGCCGGGCCGAAATCGGCAAGAACGACCAGGCGATCCGCACGCTTGCCGGCGCCAAGACGCTGAACGAGCTGTCGAACACCATGATTCCGCTGTTCGGTGGCGGTGAAGTCCGGCTTGCCGATCTCGGGACGGTCACCGATACGATCGCCGATCGCCGCACCTTCGCGCGCTTCAATGGCGAGCCGGTGGTGGCGCTCGGCATCAAGCGCTCCAAGGGCGCCAGCGACGTCGTCGTCGCCGCCGCCGTGCAGAAGCGCATCGACCAGGTGAAGGCCGCCCATCCCGACGTCGAGCTGAAGCTGATCGATACGTCGGTCGAGTTCACCAAGGGCAACTACGAGGCCGCGATCTCGACCCTGTTCGAGGGCGCGATCCTCGCCGTCATCATCGTGCTGCTGTTCCTGCGTGATATCAGGGCGACGGTGATCGCGGCGATCTCGCTGCCGCTGTCGATCTTCCCGGCCTTCTGGGCGATGGACCTGCTCGGCTTCTCGCTGAACATGGTCTCGTTCCTGGCGATCACGTTGTCGACCGGCATTCTCGTCGACGACGCCATCGTCGAGATCGAGAACATCGTGCGCCACATGCGGATGGGCAAGTCGCCCTATCGCGCCGCGCTCGACGCCGCCGACGAGATCGGGCTCGCGGTCATCGCGATCAGCCTCACCATCATCGCGATCTTCGCGCCGGCCAGCTTCATGTCGGGCATCGCCGGACAGTTCTTCAAGCAGTTCGGCATCACCGTCTCGGTGCAGGTGTTCTTCTCGCTGCTGGCGGCGCGTTTCGTCACCCCGATGCTGGCCGCCTACTTCCTCAGGGATCACAACCACGACGATCCGCCGCCGGGGTTCATCCTGCGTGCGTATCAGCGCATCGTGACGTGGTCGGTGAAGCACTATTTCATCACGGTGCTGCTCGGCATCGGGATCTTCGCCGCGTCGATCTGGAGCACGACCCTGCTGTCGCAAGGCTTCCTGCCGGCCCAGGACGCCGCGCGATCGCTGCTCGCGATCGAGCTGCCGCCCGGCGCACAGCTCGCCTACACCGAGAAGGTGACCGAGGACATCGTGGCGCAGCTGCGCAAGCGGCCCGAGGTTCGCAGCGTGTTCGTCGACGGCGGCCGGCTGCAGGGCGCCATGGAGGTTCGCCGCGCCGGAATGATCGTCAACTACACGCCGAAGACCGAGCGCAAGATCACCCAGAAGGAGCTCGAGCTCGCGATCACCAAGGACCTCGAGAATATTCCCGACATCCGGTTCTGGTTCACCGACGAGAACGGCCTGCGGCCGATCAAGCTCGTCCTGACCGGCACGGACCCCAAGCTGGTCGACAACGTTGCGAGCGAGCTGGCGTCGCAGATGCGGCGGATCCCCATCATCTCCAACGTGGTGTCGGACACATCGCTCGACCGGCCTGAATTGCGGGTGCAGCCGCGCGCCGATCTGGCCGCCCGTCTGGGCGTCTCGACCGAAAGCCTGTCGCAGACGATCCGCGTCGCCACGATCGGAGACGTCGGACCGGCGCTGGCGAAATACGACGCCGGCGGCCGCCTGGTTCCGATCCGGGTGCAGCTGGAGGATGCGGCGCGCAGCGACGTGAAGATCCTCGAGCAGTTGCGGGTGCCGCTCGGCCAATATGGCGAGAAGGGCGGCGTGCCCCTCGCCGTGGTTGCGGACATCAAGCTCGATCAGGGCCCGACCAGCATCAGCCGCTACGATCGCGGACGGCAGGCCACCGTCGCTGCCGACCTCGTCGGGCTTGCGGCGCTGGGCGATGCGACCAAGCAGATCGACGAGCTGCCGGTCAGAAAGAGCATGCCGGCCAGCGTCAAGCTGATCCCATCCGATGATGCCGAAAGCCTCAATGAGCTGGCCTCCGGCTTCATCACGGCGATCACGGCTGGCCTGATGATCGTTTATGCAGTGCTGGTGCTGCTGTTCGGCACCTTCCTGCAGCCGATCACGATCCTGTTCTCGCTGCCGCTGTCGATCGGCGGTGCGATCGGCGCGCTGATGCTGACGGGCAAGCAGCTCACCATCCCGGTCTATATCGGCATGATGATGCTGATGGGCATCGTCACCAAGAATGCGATCATGCTGGTGGAGTTCGCCGTCGAGGCGATCCATGCGGGCACGAGACGCGACGAGGCGATCATCGATGCCGGCATGAAGCGGGCGCGTCCGATCGTGATGACCACGATCGCGATGGTCGCCGGCATGATGCCGAGCGCGCTGGCGGTCGGCGCCGGCGGCGAATTCCGCTCGCCGATGGCGCTTGCCGTGATCGGCGGCCTGGTGTTCTCGACCGTGCTGTCGCTGTTGTTCGTGCCGGCGATGTTCCTGGTGATGGACGATGTCGGCGCGCTGTTCGCGCGGCTCGGCCGCAAGCTGATCGTGTCCTCCGGCGAGGCCGCGGACGCGCCGCAAGCGAGTCACGCGACGAGTTCGGGGCACGCGCAGAAG